The sequence tgcagtgagccaagattgcaccactgcactccagtctgggcaacaaagtgagatactgtctcaaaaaaaaaaaaaaaaaaaaaaaaaaaacacgttcAAGTGATCaaccaacatgaaaaaatgcacaaCCTCAGTGCAATGCAGCTCCCAaacacaatgagacatcatctcacgtTGGTCACAATGGGTAATTTTCCAAAGTCAAAACAACATGCTGGCGAGGCAGCAAAGGAAAGAGAACGCTGCTACGCTCTTGGTCAATGTGAAAACTAGTTCACACTGTGGAAACCAGTTTAGAGATTCTCAAAAAacctaaaacagaactaccatcaGACCCAGCAATGCCACGACACTTGGTATCTATCCAAAAGACAATAAATCCTTCTATCAAAAAGAAACATGCTCTCCCGCATTCATGGCCATACCATTCACAAGAACAAAGATGTGGAAGCATCCTAGGTGACCAGCAACAGTGGatttgaggtttgtttttttttttttaatgtggtgcaTACACATCACacaatactacacagccataagaaGAACACACAATCATGTCCTAAGCAGCATGGATAGACCTGGGGCTTATTATGTTTAGCAAACCAAggcaagaacggaaaaccaaatactcaaaaaaaaagaaaaaagaaagaaaaaaacaaacaaaaagtctagAACTTGAGTGATGAATGTCAGCTTACAGAACAAAACCAAAGCCAAATTTTTGAAGACAGGAAATAGTGTGATACTATCTTTTGTGGGAACTCTTGGCTTCCCCCAAAATTAGAGAACTGGGGAGAAAGAAGCCTCAGCTCAGAATCTGTGACTGGGTTGAAAGTGGAGGCTGGAAATGTGCTCAAGGTCAAACTTTCCTCCTCCCTTCaaaggagactggagttttaccAGTGAGCCCAGTGTGAATATTCACCCCGCCATCCACCCCAGGAGATCCCTTTAAACTGGGAACACACAGTGAGGACAAAAACATGAATGTGCACTAACAAGTCCTGAAAGTTTAGAGGGTGATTCTCGATTTCCCCTTGGCACACAGCAGAAGAACTGTGTCTCTAGGTTCCAGGAAATGCCTGTGAGAGAGCTGTGTCCCCCAGATTCCCTTCAACACAGATGACACCCAGTGCTTAAGCCTACACCCCTTGGGACCAATCCCAAGGAGTGTTGACTAATCTAAACCGAAGGCTCTGATGTTCCATAGGCAGAAAAGAGCAGGTGGACTGCAAAGAGAATCTCTCATGAACGCAGCACCCTCATAGCCCATACAGACAGTTCTTACCATGATGCcaagaaactgaaaacaacaaGCCAGACTTCaaacatatttccattttccttctgaTTTCATACCCCCTCCTTCACTCCCTCCTCACAAGCAGCAGGGATAACCTGGAGGCTCCTAGGAACCTTTTCCCATTGGTTTTTCCTGGCATGTAGTTCCCTACCTGGATGAGTCTCCTCGTCACTTATGCTCTCCAGCGTCAagtctttagaaagaaaaacaccagGGTAAGTCATTAGAGAGAGTGACTCACCCACTCCTCCTACGTTAGCTGAAGCTGATTGATGGGCTTTTCTCCCACCCCACACTGCTTCATACATGATCCCCTCATCTTTTTTCTGGATTGACAAACTTTCCTACAGCTTCTTGGGCCAGAGTTCTATACTGGCAAAATCACTTTCTCGAGAATCCCAAGCCTCTTTCCCAGCAGGAACCCAGAATCAGGTTTCTACACACTGAAGCCAGCAAGTTTTTCCCTCGGGAAGCGAGTTATTTCATGGTACATACCGTTTCCTTTCCAAGCTCTTATCTgcaattatataaaagaaaacattatgagAATCAGATTCTGCTGTGCACTTCACACAGATGTGTTATTCTCTTGATAACGATAAAAAACCAGAAGACAGTACAGTGATTGAGCCATAGGTCAAAATCCCCAAAGACTAGCACAGAGGATAGCTATAGAAAAACAAGACCTCTATTCACAGAATttacctttaaatttaattttatatgcaaACACACAATGCTTAATCCAAGGAGGAAAACTGGTATTGTGGAAAATGCCTCAGTATTGCAGTTGATAATGGATGCCATCATTTAAAAGCAGCATAGTGTACCATGCATCAGTTGGGAAGACACGCTTACTGAATTCCAGCCCCACAAAGACAATAGTGTACAGTGTACATAATGTACATTGCCAGGTtttcaaatcaaaattaattGAGAAGTAAAGAATCAGGAAAGCAACATTGATGTAGAAGACAAAAAAGGGGGATCTTACCTggacatcaccatcatcatcatcatcacaatcaacatcaccatcatcatcatcatcatcatcatcttcatctttgCATTGCGGTGAGCATCTCAAAAACAGGCCATCCTCAGGACGAGCTGGAAGgacacagaggaaagatcagTGCACCGGTGGTTGGTGACTGTGAGTCACTCAGGGAGCTTTGCTGGATGTGGTGTATGGAGGTGGTTGATATACAAGAATGGACTGAGTTGATACTGGGCTATTCCCCTGAGTGGAAGATGGATGGCAGAGGAGGGGAGCTGGAAAGGCATGAGACATGGAGACCTTGGCTTCGTACTAGAGGCATCgggcagcaacagaaaacagtcAACCCAAAATGGAACTAAAATGCACACTGAGGGTCAATGGAAGAGTGCCTTCCTGCCTCTCAAGTGTTTTGAAACTCTTCTAAACAAACAGCCGTTTCTTAGTGTATTCAAGACCGCGTCAGTACACTAGAATCTATGCTGATACTACATTTAGCAtctgttttaaaagatttattatttgattaaaaGCCTATTTTAAGGGTGAAGTGGACTCAATTTTACCCAAATTACTCTATCCTATTAATCACACATTCTTTTTCATagagatcatttaaaaattcagtattaAAACGCTACAATTAAAAATAGTCATGATTTCCCATTTGTAAGTCTTCTTCTGGAACGACTTCTACACACCCTTTTGGGGCCCTGTGATCAGGGGCTTCAGCAGCTCCTGTGTGACTCTCCCTGGGGAGATTCCCTAAAAATCAAGCTTCATTCAAAGAGGCCAAGCTCACACAGCCTGCTCTACCTACACCAGTGAAGCTGAGAGACGTGACTTTGACCACTTTCTGCCATGAAGATAAGTTTAAAAGTTCAAATACACATTATCTACTGAAATGAGGAAATGTATACcaacagaaatgaacaaattcatgAAAAAATGTACAAGAGCATGGGGGTGATTTTTGGTTAACAagcttacataaaaattatttttttggctGAGTActctggctcacatctgtaatcccagcactttgggaggctgaggcaggtggatgacctgaggtcaggaggtcatgaccagcctggccaacatggtgaaaccccgtttccactaaaaatacaaaaagttagccaggcatggtggtgagcgcctgtaatcccagctactcaggagtctcaggcaggagaattgcttgaacctggaaggcagacgttacagtgagccgagatcatgccattgcactccagcctgggcaacaagagtgaacctccatctctctctctctctctctctctctctctatatatatatatatatatatatatatatatagagagagagagagagagagagagagagatatgagATGCCTATTCATTCAGACATACAAAATATTGGTATAGGAAATCAAAAATTTTTATCAGTCATGTTAAATCTAACTTATCAGCTGTCAACATGAAGATCCTAGGAAATAAGAAAGGTACAAATAAGTGGAAAGGCATCCTGTATTTATGGATAAGAAGACTAAACCCGACTAACACACAATACTACACAATGATCTACAGACTCACAACAATTACTATCAAACTGGTAACACCCATctgtgcagaaatggaaaagataatcctacaattttaatgaattttatgtgCCTTATGTAACCAtgatgacattaaaaaaattgtgttagaGGATGCAGGTTCATGAgattgaaatacacacacacacacacacacacacacacacacaaaatacagaaatacagagaGTATGTTTCTAGCGTAGGGGCACTCATAAGTTTCACAGCTATAGAGAGCCCAGAATTGAATGAACACACATACAGtaaactgatcttcaacaaacgtgtcaaaaatacacaatggggaaaggaaaccCTCTTGAACAAATGATGGTAAaactgcatattctcattcaaatgaagaaatagaatgcTGACAGTGTGCTCAAGGTTGTGCTTCTCCCTCCATTTCCAAGACACTGGAGCTTTTGCACTGAGCCCAGATTGAATTTTCATTCTGTCCTCCATGCCGAGGAAGAGCTCTTGATACCAGAGGTAAGcagggaaaaacagacaaatgagtgTGCTGTCAGGAAACCTAACAGTTCATAAGGTGAGGATCAATCTCTCCTATGCATCTGGGCACACCACAGAAGAATTCTGTCTCCAGCATTAAGTAACTGCCTGCGATAGAACTCTGTCCTAAACTAAAGGCTTTGAGATTTtgcagtggcagaggcaggaaagagcAGGTGTTCTAGAAAGatcatctttaaataataaataagaagagGTGATCGAAAACACAGGATACTCAAAATCTCATAAACTCAAAAGAACAAACTTCActtacatttactttttctttttctctttctacaccctccctcagcctcccaagcagcaggtATAACATGAAGGCTCCTGGAAATGCTGTGTTACTAGACCGCACTTGAAATCTTCTTACCTACCTAGAAAGGCATCCTCTTCCCTGCTGAGATTCTCCAGAATCCACTCTTTAGAACCACCAACATCAGGATAAGTCAGCGAGAGGTGCACTCACTTCTCCTCCTCCAGGTGAAGACACACGGGCTCACACAAAATCTCCTGGTTGGTCCTCTGGGTTCACACACATTTCTACAGCCCCTCTGCTCATAGCTATACACTTGCAAAATTATTTGCTCTCACCAGATCCCCAATATTTTTTAACAGGAACCCAGATTAAGGTTTCTATATATTAAAGCCAGAAAGTTTGTGTCTCAGAAAGTGAGTTAGTTCAAGGTACGTACCCAGGACAGGTGATGGTAAAATCTGCTACGAGACAAAAGAAGATGCCATGAGGATCAGATCAATTCTGCTGCACCCCTTACACAGATCTGTTAGTCTCTTGATGACTGCAGAAAACTACCTGTGAAACAGTGGTGAGTCAGAGTCAAAGTCAAAGTCAAAGGCCAAACATTCTAGAATAGAGGACATGCATGGAAAAGACAAGAGCTTTTCCCACAAAATTTATCCTTGACATTGATTTAGGTTGGTAAATGCACAATGCCTAATCCAAGGAGAAAAACTGGTGTGGAGGAAAATGCCCCTGCATTACAGTTGATGATGGATGCTGTCCTTCAAAAACATCCTAGTGTGTCATGTATTAGATGAAAAGAAACTCCCACTGAACTCCATCCTCACAAAGAGAATAGTGTGTGTTGTACATAATGTGCCTTgtcatatttttatatcaaaattcACTTCAACCAAAGAAGATTAGTCTAAGATGAAAGTTTGCTAGCCTGCAAAATAGCTCGTTTTGTCTGTTCTTCTCAGcctgcccagctacttaggtcatAAGTCAAATACTTGAAGTGCCCCCGAGCTGACTAGGATAGCAATGCATTGTGGGCTGCAACAAAATGCAGTAAGACAACCCTAGAAAAATACCTAAAGTCTCTCCCCAAAAATCAATAGGCAACACCTGGGAAGATTGTGACCCCACAGTTCTCAGCCTATGAGGAACCAGGGGAGGGACCTGCACACTAGGGGATAAATTGCTTGTGGAAAGTGTGCTGGGTGTGTCTGCCCATCAGACACCGGATCTTGCAACACTAtcattaaaagtctcactttcCGCCAGTtggggtggctcatacctgtaatcccaacactttgggaagctgaggtgggcagattacctgaggtccggagttcgagaccagtctggccaacatgctgaaacaccatctccactaagaatacaaaaattagctgggcatggggacacatgcgtgtaatcccagctactcgggaggctgtagcaggagaattcattgagcccaggagatggagctgagattgcaccactgcactccagcctggccaactgagcgagactctgtctcaaaaagaaaaaaaaaaaaaaaagaaagaaaatctcactcttgctgtttttcagctccctgagtccattctttgggtttggactggtgagtttgtttctcacatCAGAAAACCAACATTTCCTTAGAAGACAAAGAAAGGTGTTCTTACCTggacatcatcatcaccatcatcatcatcaccccaGTCATCATCTTCACTTGGTGGTAGGCATACTAAACTCAGGTTGTCCATAGAAGAAGCTGGAAGGACACAAGAAAGATCAGTGCACTGGTGGTTGGTGACTGTGAGTCACTCAGGGAGCTTTTCTGGATGTGGTGTATGGAGGTGGTTGATTAACAAGCATGGACTGAGTTGATGCTGGGCTATTCCCCTGAGTGGAAGAGGGATGGCAAAGGAGGGGATCAGGAAAGACATGAGACATGGAGGCCTTGGCCTTGTACTAAAGGCATCATGCAGCAACACAAAACAGTCAacctaaaatggaaataaagcacACACTAAGGGTCAATGGAAGAGTGCCTTCCTCCGTCTCAAATGTTTTGAAACTCTATGAAACAAACAGCATTTTCTTAATGTATTCAAGACTGTGTAAGTACATTAGGACCCAATTATGCTGGTACTACATCTAGCATCTGTTTTAAAGGattaattacttaatttattGGTGAAAAGGATTCAATTTTACCCAAATTACTCTGTTCTACTGAtcacacatttttgtttgtttgtttgttcatttgttagtttgtttctgaaatggagtctcactctgtcatccaggctggagtactgtggcacgatattggctcactgtaagctccacctcccgggttcacaccattatcctacttcagactctggagtagctgggactacaggcacccgccaccacacctggctaattttttttgtattttcagtagaaacaggatttcaccatgttagccaggatggtctccatctcctgacctcataatctgcccacctcagcctcccaaattgctgggattacaggcatgagtagtAATCCTGTCtggtgcctgggattacaggcaccagacagatcacaatttctttttcatagaggtcatttaaaaaattaagtattaaaatgctaaaattaaaaatagtcatGATTTCCTCTTTGTAAGTCTTCTTCTGGAACCATGGTGTGTGCACACAATTTTTTGGGTTCCTGTGATCAAGGGCTTCAGCAGCTGTGTGTTGCTCTCCTGCAGGAGATTCCCTAAAGATCGGGCTTCATTCAAACAGGCCAAGCTCACACAGCCTGCGCAACCTACACCAGTGAAGCTGAGAGACGTGACTCTGAAAACTTTCTGCCATGAGGATAAGTTTCCAGGTTCAAATATACCTGAGCTACTGAAATGAGGAAATGTATACCAATAGAAAATGAGCAAATTCATGAAAAAATGTCCCTGAGTATGGGGGTGATTTTTGGTTAACTAGcatacataatattttttatttgacgcATAATCATTCAGACagacaaaatattggcaaaagatacaaatttggccaggcacggtggctcatgcttgtaatcttagcactttgggaggccaaggtgggtggatcatgaggtcaagagatcgagaccatcccggccaacaaggtaaaatcacatctctactaaaattacaaaaattagctggatgtggtggcatgcatctgtagacccagctactcaggaggataaggcaggagaatcacttgaacctgggaggtggaggtggcagtgagcagagatcatatcATTGCACACCTgtatggtgacagagtgagactctgtctcaaaaacaaaaaacaaaaaaagaaatcacaaattcATATCAGTCACATTAAATCTAACTAATCAGTTGTCAACATAAAGATTCTAGAAAGTAAAGAACGTACAAGTAAGTTGAAAGGCTTCCCATATTCATACATAGAAGACTAAACCTGACTAACACACAATACTACACACATGATCTACAGACTAACACCAACTGCTACCAAACTGGCAACAGCCATctgtgcagaaatggaaaagataatcCTAACATTTTAATGAACTTTTATGTGCCTCAAATAGCCATGGCAACATTGAAAAAGAATAGTGTTGGAAGATGCACATTCATGAGattgaaatctaaaaataaaaattaaaaaaaaacagaaaaattcagacAGCATGCTTCCACTGAGGGGGGCACCCATAAGTATGACAGATATAGAATTGAGAGCACCGaattaaatgcatacatacagagtcagctgatcttcaacaaaggtgccaagaatacacaatggggaaaggaaaacGACTTCCACAAATGATGGTAAAGCTGCATATTCTCATTCACATGAAGAAATGGAATGCTGACAGTGTACTCAAGACTGTGTTTCTCCCTCCATTTCTAAGACACTGGAGCttttgcagtgagcccacagtGAATTTTCATTCTGTCCTCCATGCCCAGGGAGATGTCTTGATACCAGAGGTAAACAGCAAGGACAGACAAATGAATGTCCTGCCATGAAACCTAAGTTCATAAGGTATGGATCAATCTCTCCTATGCATCTGGGCACACCACAGAAGAGTTTTATATTCAGGATCAAGTAACTGCCTGTGACAGAACTGTGTCCCAAACCAAAGGCTGTGACATTTTGCAGTGGCACAGGCAGAAAAGAGCAGGTATTCTCCGaaaaatcatctttaaataataaaCCAAGAAGAGGTGATTGAAAATACAGGATACTCAAAAGCCCATGAACATAGTACTCCTCACCATGATGACATTAAAGTCTGAAAATAACAAATGCGGCttatatttacttttcctttttctctttctacaccCTCACtaagcctcccaagcagcaggtATAACATGAAGGTTCCTGGAAATGCTGTTTTATTAGACCCCATCTGAAGTCTTGTTGCCTACCTGGAAAGGCATCCTCTTCCCTGCTGAGATTCTCCAGAATCCACTCTTTAGAACCACCAACATCAGGATAAGTCAGTGAGAGGTGCACTCACTTCTCCTCCTCCCGGTGAAGACTCACTGGCTCACACAAAATCTCCTGGTTGGTCCTCTGGGTTCACACACATTTCTACAGCCCCTCTGCTCATAGCTATACACTTGCAAAATCATTTGCTCTCACCAGACCCCCAACATTTTTTAACAGGAACCCAGATTAAGGTTTCTATATATTCAAGCCAGCAAATTTGTTTCTCAGAAAATGAGTTAGTTCAAGGTACGTACCCAGG comes from Macaca fascicularis isolate 582-1 chromosome 10, T2T-MFA8v1.1 and encodes:
- the LOC102126910 gene encoding uncharacterized protein isoform X3 translates to MPTGPPEDCLSLESLPPSEEDNDDAHILPSPVLASSMDNLSLVCLPPSEDDDWGDDDDGDDDVQSLAQLARLECSGAISAPSPGLNEFSCYSLPSSWDYTHVSPCPANFCILSGDGVSACWPDWSRTPDLR
- the LOC102126910 gene encoding aspartate-rich protein 1-like isoform X1, giving the protein MECILTCCINSSCSWCRGKVAPCYESVIYEAVAAATSESTTVEPGKLDVGATEGHELQHISNQKMPTGPPEDCLSLESLPPSEEDNDDAHILPSPVLASSMDNLSLVCLPPSEDDDWGDDDDGDDDVQSLAQLARLECSGAISAPSPGLNEFSCYSLPSSWDYTHVSPCPANFCILSGDGVSACWPDWSRTPDLR